The sequence TGGGAGAAGGCGATCTGCATATCGATCCTATGGTTAACACCGTGGTGCGCGAAAATGCCCAGCCCATCACCGAACCCATCGTGGTTGATTTTGATATCGATGGTTTTGAACGCGACACAGAAACCCCGGACATCGGTGCACAAGAACTGCCCGAAATTACCTTGCTCCTCCCCCAGAACCCTTATCCTGAAAACATGGCGCAAGAGGTTGGTGTCAACCTGGTTCATTTCGGATGGGAATACATCAACCAGCCCAATACTTTAGAGCCTGCAGGATTTCATCTTATGGTGGCTACCGATGTTGCTTTTGAAAATCCCGTCGAACTTTTCGAGCCATGGATTCCTTACGTGACCGGACAACAGGCATATTTTTACAGCCTGCCCGAAACGCCCATCCTAGATTTTGAAACGGTTTACTACTGGAAGGTCATCCCCTCGACCAGCGTCGAAGAAGTCCCTGAAGAACCCGTTGTGGATATCTGGACTTTTACAACCGAAATGGAAACCTTCGATTATCCCCTGGCGGCCTTTAACCCGCTGCCTGCAGATGAAGCCACGGATGTGGAAGCCGAACTGACCAGCCTTGCCTGGGAGCATGAGCACGATGTTGCTTTTGCATTGCCTGTAGGATTCCACGTGTATATGGGCCAAACTGAAGCGCTTGGGGAAGAAGACCTGATCGGATGGGTTGAGTTTATTGAAGAAAAGAGCAGCTATACCTTCGCGTTCTCCGACGGAAGCGAACTTCTCCCCTATGAGTCAGACTGGTACTGGAAGATCGTCCCAACGGCAGATCAGGAAAACGGCCCCGAGGCCCCTGATGCCTTGGTATGGTCATTTTCGGTTGAATCTGATCCTTATGTAGGCATTGACGATCAGCAGCATGCTTCGCCGGTATTTTATCCCAATCCCGTGCAGGATCGTCTGAACATCCGGGCAACGGAGGCAAGCACCCTGAAGGTTTTCGATATCACAGGGAAAAAGCTGACGGAGATCAACCTTGAACCGGGGGTGAATACCCTGGACATGAATGGTTTCCCGAGAGGTATCCTTTTGGTGCAGCTGATCAATGGCAAGGAAGTAACGACACAAAAGATCAGCCGGCGCTAGGCTCTTCCTCCTGCCCTGCTTCGCTTAAGCGAAACCACACATAGCGTTCATTCTGGCCGATCTCAACCAGGCCGGCACTGATCATGTTCACCAGGATGTTCTCGGCCTTATAGCGCGGGATATCGGCCAGGCGCGAGAATTTGCTGAGGGTTATGAAAGGGTGTGTGTTCAGGTAAGACATCAGGATTCGTTCGTTATCCGAATATTTTATCACAGTGCCCTGCTCGCTGTTCTGGCGTTTCCAGAGTTTGATCTGCAAGGGGGTGGCCAGAATGTTTTGGTCCCCTACCCTTACATAAGCCATCCAGCGGTCTTCTTCTGTCAACACAAAAGCGGGTTTCACTTTTAGGGCAGGAACGTCAATTTCCAATACCTGCTTGCCGTCGATGTTCCAGGGGCGGAAGGCAAAGTCAATCTCCGGCTTGCAATACATGCTGGCCGCCGCTTCAATCATATGGTATTCCTCGTCGGTGCGTACCCCGGCAATGACCCCATTGTCCTTCACCCCAATAAGCAGTTTTCCCCCGTCAGTATTGGCAAAAGCTACCAGCGTGCGGGCAATCTTGCGGCTGTCGTTTACCTGGAACTTAAAGTCGAGCTGTTGGTGCTCGCCCTGGGAGATGAGGTTGTGAATATAGCGGGACATGGGGGGGGTCAAGGTTAGGGGTTCAAAGTTTAAGGTTGAGGTTGAGACTAATTGACCATTGTAAAAATTAAGCCCGGTGACCTTCTCCGAGTTTAAATTCCTCCACAACCTTATATAAGGGCCCCTGAGGCCTCAAAAAGCTTTCCATAAGGTAGAAGGAGCCTGTGCGCACTTTAGCGAATTCCTGGCCTTTTAATTCGCTTTCCAGAGCCCTCAGGCCAACGGTATCCCGGATGAATTTAATACGACCAATGGTAAGATGAGGGATAAAGAGCTTGCGGTCAGGCTCATAACCCAGGGGCGCAAGAAATTGGTTCACGCTGTGGTAAAGCGCTTCCAGTTGTTTGCCTTGGCGAATACCCAGCCAGATCACGTTGGGCTGGCGGTTGCTGCCAAAGGTGCCGCATCCTTCCACCGAAAAAATGAATGGAGGGAAACTGGCTGCACTCAGATGCAAGGCTTCAATAATGCTTTCCACCTGCTGGTTGGGGGTGTCGCCAAAGAATTTCAGGGTAAGATGCAGGTTTTGAGTGGAAACCCAACTGACCTGGGCATCATTCAGCTCCAATCTGAAAGCTTCGATCGCCTCTTCCAGGGCTTCGTTCAGGGGCACCTTCACAGCGCAGAAAAGTCGTCTCATCTTCACAAAAAATTTTATTTGGTCATTTCAGGAAAAGCTATTAATTTTGCACACTGCAAATGGGGAATTAGCTCAGTTGGCTAGAGCGTTTGGCTGGCAGCCAAGAGGTCATCGGTTCGAGCCCGATATTCTCCACCCCCACCCGGCTCCTTACATGGACCGGGTTTTTTATTGCTGCTCCTTCCAGAGGTCGTGAAAGGATTTGGAGGCTACACGGGGCAGCGTCCGCCGTTTACCCCACGATTTTCCAAAGAACATCTGCATCCCCAGGTTTTTCATGCCTGCCTTGGGCATATCAAACCACTTGCGTTTTCCCATGAATTTCCTAAATCCCCGCATGGTCCACTTTTCCCATTTGCTGTTCAGGCCCTCGCGAACGCTAAGGTTACGGTTGTTGAGCAACTGCTGGTGCAAATCAATATTCACGGGGCAAACCTCCGTGCATTTGCCGCAAAGGCTCGAAGCATACGACAGGTGCTTGTATTCAGCCAGTCCGCGCATATGCGGGATAATCACGGCCCCTATGGGTCCGGAATACACATTTCCATAAGCATGTCCGCCAATGTTTTGGTAAATGGGGCAGGCATTCAGGCAAGCTCCGCAGCGAATACACGACAGGGCCCGTCGCTGCGGGATGCGCGACAACAGCTGGGTGCGGCCATTATCAACCAATACCACCACCATTTGCGTGGGTCCATCGCTTTCATCTTTTCGGCGGGGCCCGCTTACCAGCGAATTGTAAACCGTCACCTGCTGCCCTGTGCCATGGGTAGCCAGCAGGGGCCAGAAAAGATCCAGGTCGTCCAGCGAAGGGATGATCTTGTCAATACCGGTCACCACGATATGCACTGGGGGCATACTCATGGACAGCACCCCATTGCCCTCATTTTCAGTAAGTGCCACTGCGCCCGAGCCGGCCACAAGGAAATTGGCCCCCGTAATCCCGGCCTGCGCCTTTTGAAACTTCTCGCGTAAAGTGCCGCGCACAAATGCAGTGATCTCTGCAGGGGTCGCAGTTTCAGACAGGCCGAACTTCTCGTGAAAGATTTTTGCCACATCGGCCGCCGAGCGATGCATGATGGGGGTGATGATATGATAAGGCCTGTCGTTGCTAAGCTGAACGATGTATTCACCCAGATCGGTCTCAATGGTTTCAATACCATTCTTTTCCAGGAATTCGGTAAGGCCGATTTCTTCGGTGACCATCGATTTAGACTTGACCACCAGCTTCACATAATTTTTCTCGAGTACCTCCAGCACAGCTTTCCGAGCTTCTTCAGCATCCTGCGCCCAGAGAACTTTTCCTCCGTGGCGGCTAAAATGGTGTTCAAAATCTTTCAGCAGGTCCTCCATGTTTTCGATGGCCCTGTAGCGGCGCATGGCAGCCCGGCGGCGTGCCAGTTCAAGATTGCTGTATTGCTTTTTTCCCTGGACTACTGCTTCGTTGTATTTTCCAATGTTGTGGGCAAGCGTGGCCCGATGAACCTTGTCGAAGGCTTTATTTTCACTATCAACGAGAAACTGTGCGTGTATATGGGTCATTGAAAACCAAATATTTAATGCATCTAATGAGGTCGTTTAAAGCTCATCATCGTGCATGTCTTCCATTTCTTCCCCCTCCTGGTCGAAATCATCATTTTCGTCTTTCCAGGCAATTTTATTGATACGGCGCGAATGGCGTCCACCTTCAAAGTCGGTTTTAAGGAATACGTCAGTAATTTGCAGCGCGGTTTCCTCAGAGATAAAGCGTGCAGGCATGGCTAAAACATTTGCATTGTTGTGCAGGCGCGCCAACCGTCCGATCTCCACCTTCCAGCAAAGGGCCGAGCGAATCCCCTGGTGCTTGTTGGCGGTCATATTCACGCCATTCCCGCTGCCGCAAATGACAATACCAAAATCGTGCTCACCGGCTTCAATGGCTGAAGCCAGCGGATGCACGGGATCGGCATAATCCGAGCTCTCTTCCGAGTGTGTCCCGTAGTCCTTTATCTTACAGCCCTTTTCAACCAAAAAAGGAATCAGGCGCTGTTTCAGCAAAAACCCCGCATGATCACATCCGAGGGCTACTCTTAAGCCATTTGTTACCATTGTTAATAAAGTTTTTTCATGTCTGTTAATAGCAAAGCTACAAAGAAATTGTACAAAATTAGTTTTTAATTACTTATGAGAAGTGGGCGGTGGTATTTATGAAAACCACAAATACTCTTTCAATTCATTATCAATATTTTCCGGTTTTCAACATTGTACTGTTAATAAAATGGGGTCCTCAGGCTCGTTAATTTTGGTAAAAATATTTGCAAAATTCAAAACCGTTTTTGCTTAGAAAATTTCAATAAATTTCCAAAGGCAAAGCAAGGGTTTTTATAATAATATTTGCACATATTTTCAACATTATTATTGAAAAATACTCCTGTTCATAACCCACTTTTTATCACCAACAGTTGTTTCCAACAACTTGTTAATATCTTCATAATTCCTTGATTTATCAGTCCAATTTTCAAAATCTGCTGTTCATAAGGTGTTAAATAGTTTTAATAACATGGGTTATCAAGTTTTCTTTCCTAATTTTTTCAACTTTATGAACAGGATAATAAACACATAAAATATTTTTTAAAAACTATTATTATTAATATTGATAGAAAAAGTTTTTAAGCTCCAAATAGGTCTGAAAAATTATATTTAGCTGAATGTTTGGGCTGGCGCGCCAACTTGAATTGGATTATTAAAAAAAAGTCGTAAATTTGGAAATTCTTTATAATCAAGTTTTTTTAAACCTTAAAACAAGTTCAAACTGGCTTAAAGGTATTGTGTTTTAAGCAGTGACATTGTGTAAATTTTTTAAAAGAAGAAAAATGGCAAAAATTAAAATTTTGGTTGTTGAAGACGAAAGTATTGTAGCCAAGGATATTCAGAACAGTCTGAAAAAACTGGGTTACCAGGTACCGACCACTGTGAACAGTGGAGAAAAAGCCATAGAGGAAATTGAAGACAATCGCCCTGACCTGGTCCTGATGGATATAATGCTTAAAGGCCAGATGACCGGTATTGATGCTGCCAATGTCATTAAGGAGCGATTCGGAGTTCCGGTCATTTTCCTTACTGCTTATGCCGACGACAATACGTTAAGCAAGGCTAAAATTACCGAACCTTACGGGTACATTATCAAGCCCTTTAAGGAAAAGGAACTGCAGACCACTATTGAGATGGCCATCTTCAAGCACGAAAAGGATGAAGTCATTAAGAAAGAGCGTGATCTGTATCATTCCATCATCGAAAACAAGGAGTCGAAAGACAGCATTTTTGTCCGCGCCGACTATCGTCTGAACAAGATCAATTTTGATGATATTTTTTATGTGGAAGCATTGAAAGACTATGTGGTGATTAACACCTCCGATAACAGTTATACCACTCACACCACCATGAAGGAAATGGTACGGATCCTGCCCTCTAAGGATTTTGTCCGTATTCACCGCTCCTTTATTGTGAACCTCAACAAGATTTTCTCTATCAAATATCCCGACCTGGTTATTGAAGGGAAAATGAAGGTATTGCCCATTGGAGGCCTTTACCGCAAAGAACTTTACAGCCGCCTGAATTTAATTTAAAGCGCTGTTAATCATATTCGGAAGGCGGTCAATTTTGAAATTGACCGCCTTTTTTTATGTTCCATCCGACCCAATTTTCTTTCTCCCCTACCCCTGGATGGTTCATTTTTTTTCAATTATTAAATTGTTAATAATCAAAGTATTATGTTTTATAAAAAAGATCATCGTCATAGTTAATACGGAGTTTATTCGGTTTAAACCGAATAAACTCCGTATTAACTCCGTATTAACTATGAGCATGATCCTTGGAAAGGAATACAAAGTTTTAAAAAAAATCCCGCCTTTGAGCGGGATTTTTATCATTGTAAAAAGGCCGATTACTCCACCATTTCCAGGTCAAGTTCCTTTTTCAGGAGGTCGGTACTCTTGATCCTTACCCTGACGGGGCTACCCAGTTTATACACTTTGTGTTTGTTATTGCCAATTACCTGGTAGTTATCCTCATCCAGGTAATAATAATCGTCGGCCAGGTCTCTTAATCGAACCATGCCTTCAACCTTGTTTTCCTTGATCTCGACAAAGATGCCCCATTTGCTGACGCCCGAAATCAGGCCATCAAATTCCTGCCCAATTTTATCGGACATAAATTCCACCTGTTTGAGTTTTACTGAATCGCGTTCAGCATCCTGTGCTTTTTTCTCCATATCAGATGACTGGACGCAAAGCTCTTCATAAAATTCCTCAGAAGCACTGGGTTTACCATTGGCATAGTCAAACAAAAGACGGTGGGCCATCATATCGGGATAACGGCGGATAGGGGAGGTGAAGTGGCTGTAAAAGGCAAAAGCCAGGCCGTAGTGACCGATGTTCTGGGTTGAGTATTCGGCCTTAGCCATTGAGCGGATGGCCAGGGTTTCAATGAGGTTTTCCTCGCCTTTGCCCTGGGCATCTTCCAGGAGTTGGTTGAAAGAAGAGGAAATGTTTTTCCTTGTGTCGATCCTGAGTTTATATCCCAGTTTTGAAACGAATTCCGAGAGAGTGGACAGCTTCTCCAGGTTGGGAACATCGTGGATACGATACACAAAAGTCTTGGGTTTGGCTTTTCCTCTGGGCTTGCCAATATGTTCAGCAACGGTCCTGTTGGCCAGCAGCATAAATTCCTCGATCAGTTTGTTGGCTTCCTTTTGTACTTTGAAATAGACCTCCAGGGGTTTACCTTTCTCATCGAGCTTGAATTTAAATTCTTCTTTGTCGAAACTGATGGCTCCTTCTTTCATGCGGCGAGAGCGAAAAATTTGTGCCAAATCGTTGAGGGTCAGGATGGCTTCGCTGAGAGGTCCTTGCCGCTCTTCAATAATTTTCTGAGCCTCCTCATAGCTAAAGCGCCGGTCGGTATTAATGATGGTTTTTACAATCCTGTATTTCAGCACCTTTGCTTTTTCAGTTATATTGAAAACCACTGAATAGCAAAGCTTATCGGTATTCGGATTCAGTGAGCAAAGGTTATTTGAGAGGTTCTCGGGCAGCATGGGGATGGTACGGTCCACCAGGTAAATGCTGGTTGCGCGGTTAATGGCCTCCTTGTCAACAATGGTTCCCTGCTTGACATAATGGGTCACATCGGCGATATGGACTCCGACCTCATAAAGGTTTTCACTTAATTTTCTGAACGAGAGGGCATCATCGAGGTCTTTGGCATCAAAGGGGTCGATGGTGAAGGTGATGACATCCCTGAAATCTTCGCGACGAGCAATTTCGCTTTCGGTAATGATTCCGGGTATTTTTTCAGCGGCTTGTTCTACTTCTTTTTCAAAGCGTGCCGGCAGCCCATACTGTGCCAGGATGGCGTGCATTTCCACTTCATTGTCGCCGGGTTCGCCCAACACTTCAGTGATTTTTCCATAAGGGTTTTTGGAAGGAGGAGCCCATTCAGTGATTTCGGCTATGGCTTTCTGGCCGTTTCTGGCACCATTGAGATGTTCGAGTGGTATGAAAATATCGACCGGCATGGTCTTGCTGTCGGGCACCAGGAAGGCAAACTTGGGGCCCACCTGCAGGATGCCCACCCAGGTTTTGTTGGGGCGTTCCAGGATTTCTATAATTTCGCCTTCGGTTTTATGATTTTTCCGTTTAGGAAACAAGCGAACCTTTACTTTGTCATCATGCAGGGCATAGCCCGTATTATTGGGTGCAATTAGCACATCTTCAAGCAGTTCACTGGATATTATATAGGCTTTTCCGGTTTGTTTCATGTCTACGCGCCCGGTAATAAACGGTCCTATTTTTTTCTGTTTTTCAGCATAGAGGGGGTTAAGTTTAAACTTGCCCTTATAGGCTTCCAGCAGAATATTTTCCTTAGCCAGGGCATACAGGACACCGGAAATGAACTTTCGGTTTTCCTGACCAAGAGGGCCTAAGGCTTTGGCTACTTGTTTGTAATTATAAAGCGTATCGCGATTTTTGCTGAAAAGGGCTACGATAGGTTCTCTTAAATCAGCTTTAATGGTGTCTTTCTTTTTTGCCATATCAATTATGAAATCAGTACGTTAATAAATCAGGGGCTTATAAATCATTAAGTATGCAATTTAAGGTTTTTTTGCGGAGATGGGGCCTTGTTTTTTTGTAAATTTATCCTTACCAATCATTGAATAAAGGAATTTATATGGCCGCGAATTTTGAAATATTGCTTGATAAATTGGATCAGTTCATCCGGCGATATTACCTTAATTTACTCATTAAGGGCGCTTTACTTTTTGGAGCAGGCTTCCTTTTGATTTTCCTGGTTTTTTCGCTGCTGGAATATTTCGGGTATTTTGGAAGTTTGGTACGTTCCATTCTTTTTTATGGTTTTCTGGCTTTTAATCTCTTTGTGCTGGTTCGTTATGTATTGCGACCCCTGGCGGGGTTTATGCGGATAGGGAAACGCATCAGCGCCCCTGAGGCCGCAAGGATCGTGGGTGAACACTTCAGGGATGAAATCCGTGATAAGATTACCAACACCCTTGAATTGCGGGATTATTTGGAAGATAATCCCGAGGGCAAGGACCTGATCCTGGCAGGTATTAATCAAAAGTCTGGGTTTGCCTTACAGGTGCCTTTTTTGAATGCCATTGATTTTAAAGGTAATACCAAATATCTGCCTTATTTTCTGATTCCATTTGTCATTTTTCTTGGCATTGTAACCGTGAAGCCGGCCTTTCTTTTTGAGCCAGCCAGCAGAATAGCCCGTTATGATGTTTATTTTGAAAAACCTGCTCCTTTTTCCTTTCAGGTTGAAAATGAGCTTCAGGGTTTTCAGGGAGAAGACCTTGTCATTGAAGCACTTAGCCCGGGTTCTGTGTTACCTGCCGATGCTATGATTCGGTATGGAGGAGGGGAATATTTGATGCAGGGTGATGGTAAAGGCTTGTTTACCCACAAGGTGCGTAACCTGCAGGAAACCTTTCAATTCTTTATTCACTCGCAGGGGTTTGAATTTGGGCCTTTCGAGTTAAGGGTTTTGCAAAAACCTGCCTTTAGCCATTTTACTGTAAAAGTAGAAAACCCTGGTTATACTGGTCTTGGCAAGGAGGAATTCAGTAATATCGGTGATTTGATGGTAGCTGAAGGAGCCAGGGTTCATTGGGAGTTCTATACCAGGGGAAGTGGCTCGGTTTCTTTTTTCCTGGAAGGGGAGGAGCAACATGTGGAAGAAATGAAGGCCGGGGTTTTCCAGGTGAATCATAGGGCTGGGAAATCATTTAATTATGAGGTTTTTGCGTGGAATGATGACATAGGAAAAGGGGACTCACTTCAATATTTTGTTCAGGTTAAACCCGATGCCTGGCCACAGATCCAGATTGAAGAACAACAGGATTCGGTCTTATTGTCACATTTGTTCTTTCGGGGGTTGATTCAGGATGATTTTGGTTTTACAGACCTTGAATTCCGGTATCGTTTGGTGGAAGATCCTGATCTGGGTGCTGAGGATGAAAAGGAATTTATTGCCGAAAAATTGGTTTTTGATCCTGAGCTGCTTAATCAAACCTTTTATCATCATTTTGATCTCCAGTCAATTTATATCAATCCTGGGGAATCGGTTGAGTATTATTTCATTGTGTTTGATAACGATGGGGTGAATGGGTCCAAATCAAGCCGAAGTCGCCTGTTTTCGTTTTATGTTCCCAGTGAAGAAGAATTGCTTGCCCAATCCAGGAAAAGCAATGAGCAGTTTAAAGATGACTTGGATTCCGGAATATCTGAAGTGCGGGATTCCCGTCGTAAAATAGATCAGATAAGGAAACAAATGCTTGAAAATGAAAGGCTTAACTGGGATCAAAGGGAAGCATTGGAACAATTGCTTGAAAAACAGCATAGTATTCAGGAAAACTTTGAAGAACTTAAGGAAATAAAAGAAAGAAACGAATTGCGTGATGAGCAATTTATGGAAACTTCGGAAAGAATTAAAGAAAAGCAGGAGGAACTGGACCGTTTGTATGAGGAAGTTGTTTCCGATGAACTTAAAGAGTTAATGGAAAAAATCAGGCAGGAACTGGATAGTCTGAATCGCGAACAAGTCTACCAAATGCTTGAGGAAATGGAGTTTGAGATGAGCCAACTAGAGAACCAGATGGATCGTGCCCTTGAATTTTTTAAGCAACTTGAACTTGAACGTTTGCTTCAGCAAAGCCTTGACAAACTGGAAGCCATTAAGGAGGAACAGGATGAACAGATTGAAAATACAGGTGCTGCGGACCTGGAAGATGAACAGATAATTGAAAATCAAGAGAATATTAATGAAGATCTAGAAAATCTTTCTGAAATGCTTGAGGAATTCAGGGAGAAAAACCAGGACCTTCAACGACCTCAGCCGATAGATAATACGAGTGAGCTGGAGAAGTCAATCATGGAAGATTTACAGAAAGCCCTTGAGCAAATGCAGCAAGGGCAAAGGCCACAGTCGTCAGGCAATCAACAAAGTGGTCGAAAGAAAATGGATGATCTCAGCATGAGGCTTGAAAGCATGCAACAAAGCATGTTTGAAGATCAGCTGGCCGAAGATGCCCGGGCACTTAGAGTAATACTTGAAAACTTGCTGAAATCCAGTTTTTCTCAAGAAAACCTGTTGCTGGAAGTCAGGAACATTAATGTGAACGATCCCCAGTATGTTGAATTGATCCAGGATCAAAAGAAGATCCAGGAAGACCTTCAAATGATTGAAGACTCATTGGTGGCTTTGAGTAAAAGGCAGATGCAGATCGGAGCCTATGTGAACCGGGAGATCGGGGAGATCAATATGAATCTGGCGAGAGGTCTGGATGAACTGGTTAACCGGCGGAGGTATCAAGGGGCAAGCCGTCAGCAATTTGTGATGACGCACATTAATAACCTGGCCCTTTTGCTGAATGAAAGCCTTCAGAACATGCAGATGCAGATGTCGATGAACAGTTCAGGAAATCCTGAAAACAGCGGGGGAGGCCAGTGTGATTTTCCAGGTTTGAGGCAAATGCAGGAGCAACTTAATCGGATGCTCGAACAATTGCAGCAGGGCCACCAGCCCATGCCAGGTGAAAGCGGAAAGCCTATGTCAGTGAGCGAGCAACTGGCCCGTTTGGCGGCTGAACAGGAGGCTATAAGAAATCAACTAAAGGAGCTTGCGGATGAAATGAAGGCCGGCGGAGAAGACGGGCGTGCCCTTGATCAGCTTATGAGAGATATGGAACGAACCGAGTTGGATATTGTAAACCGGAACGTTACCAGGCAGACCGTCCAACGGCAGCAAAGGATTCTTACACGCTTGCTTGAACACGAGCGAGCCCAGCTTCAGCGCGAGCAGGAAGAGCGCCGTGAAGCTACCACTGCAAAAAATTATGAAATTAGTAACCCTGTTGACGTTTTTGAGTATAATAGGATAAGAAACCGTGAGTTAGAGATGCTGCGGAGCCTGCCTCCGGGACTGAAACCCTACTACCGGTCGCTTGTTGAAACCTATTTCCTTAACGTTGAATGACAATAGCATGGTAGAACTTGAAAAACACCTCAGGCTGAAAGCCCGTAAAGAAGAGATCCATAAACTGGAAGCCTTTGTGGAAAAGGTGTGCGACCAGTACAACATTTATCACTCTTATTTCGGGAACATTCTCTTTTCTGTTTCAGAAGCTTTTGAATTCGCGGTAAGTGAAAAAGGAGATAGACTTAAGTATATAGATGTGTATTTTGAATCACGTCCGTATGGCTTGGTATTTAAGGTTTCCCTTTCCGACCGTTTCCTCGAAATCGCTGCGCTATTTCAGGATGATATGGAAAAAGCCCTGGAAGCGGAAGAAATTTCTGATTCGGAAAGAAGCATGGTAATGATCCGGATGCTTAGCGATGAGGTGAATTTCGATGCCAAGGCTGAATTGATGGAAATGGTATTTTATATCACCAGCATCAATCAGCATTTGACACGTGAAAGAATTCGCTTGTTGGATGAATACTTCGAAAAAATCAACGTTAAAAAACCTGCCTGATTGAGCGGAAAAGGTCATATTGAATTTTTTTTTGAGGAGGTTAACATTCCCGGGTTTTCCAAAAAGAAGGTCCGGGAATGGATTATTAAGACCATTGCAGAAGAAGGGGGAACCCCCGGCGCTATTACTTATGTCTTTTGCAAAGATGATTATTTGCTTAAACTTAACCTTGAATTTCTGGATCACGATACCCTGACGGATATCATTACTTTTGATTATGGGGAAGACACCGGCAACATATCCGGTGATATTTTTATCAGTGTTGAGCGGGTACGTGAAAATGCTGCAGGATTGAACCTTTCCTTTTCTGAGGAG comes from Bacteroides sp. and encodes:
- the rnr gene encoding ribonuclease R, whose protein sequence is MAKKKDTIKADLREPIVALFSKNRDTLYNYKQVAKALGPLGQENRKFISGVLYALAKENILLEAYKGKFKLNPLYAEKQKKIGPFITGRVDMKQTGKAYIISSELLEDVLIAPNNTGYALHDDKVKVRLFPKRKNHKTEGEIIEILERPNKTWVGILQVGPKFAFLVPDSKTMPVDIFIPLEHLNGARNGQKAIAEITEWAPPSKNPYGKITEVLGEPGDNEVEMHAILAQYGLPARFEKEVEQAAEKIPGIITESEIARREDFRDVITFTIDPFDAKDLDDALSFRKLSENLYEVGVHIADVTHYVKQGTIVDKEAINRATSIYLVDRTIPMLPENLSNNLCSLNPNTDKLCYSVVFNITEKAKVLKYRIVKTIINTDRRFSYEEAQKIIEERQGPLSEAILTLNDLAQIFRSRRMKEGAISFDKEEFKFKLDEKGKPLEVYFKVQKEANKLIEEFMLLANRTVAEHIGKPRGKAKPKTFVYRIHDVPNLEKLSTLSEFVSKLGYKLRIDTRKNISSSFNQLLEDAQGKGEENLIETLAIRSMAKAEYSTQNIGHYGLAFAFYSHFTSPIRRYPDMMAHRLLFDYANGKPSASEEFYEELCVQSSDMEKKAQDAERDSVKLKQVEFMSDKIGQEFDGLISGVSKWGIFVEIKENKVEGMVRLRDLADDYYYLDEDNYQVIGNNKHKVYKLGSPVRVRIKSTDLLKKELDLEMVE
- a CDS encoding response regulator translates to MAKIKILVVEDESIVAKDIQNSLKKLGYQVPTTVNSGEKAIEEIEDNRPDLVLMDIMLKGQMTGIDAANVIKERFGVPVIFLTAYADDNTLSKAKITEPYGYIIKPFKEKELQTTIEMAIFKHEKDEVIKKERDLYHSIIENKESKDSIFVRADYRLNKINFDDIFYVEALKDYVVINTSDNSYTTHTTMKEMVRILPSKDFVRIHRSFIVNLNKIFSIKYPDLVIEGKMKVLPIGGLYRKELYSRLNLI
- the rpiB gene encoding ribose 5-phosphate isomerase B, which gives rise to MVTNGLRVALGCDHAGFLLKQRLIPFLVEKGCKIKDYGTHSEESSDYADPVHPLASAIEAGEHDFGIVICGSGNGVNMTANKHQGIRSALCWKVEIGRLARLHNNANVLAMPARFISEETALQITDVFLKTDFEGGRHSRRINKIAWKDENDDFDQEGEEMEDMHDDEL
- the thpR gene encoding RNA 2',3'-cyclic phosphodiesterase → MRRLFCAVKVPLNEALEEAIEAFRLELNDAQVSWVSTQNLHLTLKFFGDTPNQQVESIIEALHLSAASFPPFIFSVEGCGTFGSNRQPNVIWLGIRQGKQLEALYHSVNQFLAPLGYEPDRKLFIPHLTIGRIKFIRDTVGLRALESELKGQEFAKVRTGSFYLMESFLRPQGPLYKVVEEFKLGEGHRA
- the ybeY gene encoding rRNA maturation RNase YbeY encodes the protein MSGKGHIEFFFEEVNIPGFSKKKVREWIIKTIAEEGGTPGAITYVFCKDDYLLKLNLEFLDHDTLTDIITFDYGEDTGNISGDIFISVERVRENAAGLNLSFSEELNRVIIHGVLHLLGYKDKSPDDEMLMRQKENYYLTLQA
- a CDS encoding RNA-binding domain-containing protein, with product MSRYIHNLISQGEHQQLDFKFQVNDSRKIARTLVAFANTDGGKLLIGVKDNGVIAGVRTDEEYHMIEAAASMYCKPEIDFAFRPWNIDGKQVLEIDVPALKVKPAFVLTEEDRWMAYVRVGDQNILATPLQIKLWKRQNSEQGTVIKYSDNERILMSYLNTHPFITLSKFSRLADIPRYKAENILVNMISAGLVEIGQNERYVWFRLSEAGQEEEPSAG
- a CDS encoding lactate utilization protein B, producing MTHIHAQFLVDSENKAFDKVHRATLAHNIGKYNEAVVQGKKQYSNLELARRRAAMRRYRAIENMEDLLKDFEHHFSRHGGKVLWAQDAEEARKAVLEVLEKNYVKLVVKSKSMVTEEIGLTEFLEKNGIETIETDLGEYIVQLSNDRPYHIITPIMHRSAADVAKIFHEKFGLSETATPAEITAFVRGTLREKFQKAQAGITGANFLVAGSGAVALTENEGNGVLSMSMPPVHIVVTGIDKIIPSLDDLDLFWPLLATHGTGQQVTVYNSLVSGPRRKDESDGPTQMVVVLVDNGRTQLLSRIPQRRALSCIRCGACLNACPIYQNIGGHAYGNVYSGPIGAVIIPHMRGLAEYKHLSYASSLCGKCTEVCPVNIDLHQQLLNNRNLSVREGLNSKWEKWTMRGFRKFMGKRKWFDMPKAGMKNLGMQMFFGKSWGKRRTLPRVASKSFHDLWKEQQ